Proteins from a single region of Pseudopedobacter saltans DSM 12145:
- the tamL gene encoding translocation and assembly module lipoprotein TamL, whose amino-acid sequence MIKFKVIYILALSGFLVSSCSNTKYLPQGEKLYIGAKVKVEDDSLHRKERKALEENLQSLVRPKPNTSILGLRPKLFIYNLAGEPKKEKGFRHWLRTKLGEPPVLASKVDVQYNIDLLQNRVENLGFFRAVTEGDTVSKGRRVTAKYLSRPGPQYKIRKVVFPQDSSQIAKVIRENTSKSLLTVGDPYSLDIIKAERERLDARLKENGFYYFSPDYIIAKVDSTVSIHQVDILLEVKTQTPKKAKEVYFINDIYIYPSYSANRMSLSRGRNNVKEYKGFKVVERTTTIKPQVFERTMFFEPGDKYNRTDHNLSLNRLVSLGTFKFVKNQFQETDSISNKLDVYYYLTPNKKKSIRLELLGKTNSANYRGTELSVNWLNRNLLKGAEQLTISAFGGFEVQVAGKDKGYNVYRYGVDGKLVFPRFIAPFKLNSSSAFIPKTQVTLGYESQRRIKLYTLETFKGSFGYLWKENIYKEHELKVTEITYVNSSNVTQEYLERADNIPSLKRVIEKQLIFGPSYSFTFTNTSLVNKTNTFYYKGGLDLSATIVGLFSRKDSATILGVPYSEYVKIEQDLRYYRRLNAKNRWANRLYIGYGLPYGNSRELPYIKQFFSGGTNSIRAFRARSIGPGSFRAPDNANSFVPDYSGDIKLELNSEIRSKLFSIVEGALFVDAGNIWLKNNNKDMPGAKFSKEFLSEIAVGVGAGIRLDLSFLILRGDLAMPVRLPYLPKGERWVIDRIDFGSKVWRRDNLVFNLAIGYPF is encoded by the coding sequence ATGATTAAGTTTAAAGTAATTTATATACTGGCCTTGTCAGGCTTTTTAGTTTCCTCCTGCAGTAATACTAAATATCTGCCCCAAGGCGAAAAACTTTATATAGGTGCCAAAGTAAAAGTAGAAGATGATAGTTTGCACCGTAAAGAAAGAAAAGCACTCGAAGAAAACTTGCAGTCTTTGGTAAGGCCAAAGCCAAATACCTCTATTTTAGGTCTGAGGCCAAAGCTTTTTATATATAATCTGGCAGGAGAACCGAAAAAGGAAAAAGGATTCAGGCATTGGCTCAGGACCAAACTGGGTGAACCTCCGGTGCTGGCCAGTAAAGTAGATGTACAATATAATATCGACCTGTTGCAGAATAGGGTAGAAAACCTGGGCTTTTTTAGAGCAGTAACCGAAGGCGATACAGTGAGTAAAGGAAGAAGGGTTACAGCAAAATATCTTTCCAGACCAGGGCCTCAATACAAAATCAGGAAGGTAGTATTTCCGCAAGATAGTTCACAGATAGCAAAGGTAATCAGAGAAAATACAAGCAAAAGCTTATTAACTGTAGGAGATCCCTATAGTTTGGATATTATCAAGGCCGAAAGAGAGCGGTTAGATGCCAGACTTAAAGAAAATGGATTTTACTACTTTTCTCCAGACTATATTATCGCCAAGGTAGATAGTACTGTAAGTATACATCAGGTAGATATTCTTTTAGAAGTAAAGACGCAAACACCTAAAAAAGCTAAAGAGGTTTATTTTATCAATGATATTTATATCTATCCAAGTTATAGTGCAAATAGAATGTCGCTATCCAGAGGTAGAAATAATGTAAAGGAGTATAAAGGGTTTAAAGTAGTGGAACGTACAACAACTATAAAGCCTCAGGTTTTTGAACGTACTATGTTTTTCGAACCCGGTGATAAATATAACCGTACAGACCATAATCTTTCCTTAAATCGTCTGGTTAGTCTGGGAACATTTAAGTTTGTAAAGAACCAATTTCAGGAAACAGATTCCATATCAAATAAGCTGGATGTTTATTATTATCTAACTCCCAACAAGAAAAAGTCTATCAGGCTGGAGTTGTTGGGAAAAACGAACTCAGCAAACTACCGCGGTACCGAATTAAGTGTAAACTGGTTAAACCGTAATCTGTTAAAAGGTGCGGAGCAACTTACCATAAGTGCATTTGGAGGATTTGAGGTACAGGTGGCTGGTAAAGATAAAGGATACAATGTTTACCGCTATGGAGTAGATGGTAAATTGGTTTTTCCAAGGTTTATTGCGCCCTTCAAATTAAATTCCTCAAGCGCATTTATTCCCAAAACACAAGTTACATTAGGTTACGAAAGTCAAAGAAGGATAAAATTGTATACATTGGAGACTTTTAAGGGATCATTTGGTTATTTGTGGAAAGAGAATATATATAAAGAACACGAATTAAAAGTTACTGAAATCACTTATGTTAACTCTTCAAATGTTACCCAGGAATATCTTGAAAGAGCGGATAACATACCTTCTTTAAAAAGAGTTATAGAAAAGCAATTGATTTTTGGTCCCAGTTATTCATTTACATTTACAAACACCAGTTTGGTAAACAAAACCAATACTTTCTATTATAAGGGCGGACTGGATTTATCGGCAACTATTGTCGGATTGTTTTCAAGAAAAGACAGTGCAACGATTTTGGGTGTTCCTTATAGCGAATATGTGAAAATAGAACAGGATTTGCGTTACTATAGAAGATTGAATGCTAAAAACAGGTGGGCGAATAGACTGTATATCGGTTATGGATTACCTTATGGAAATTCCAGAGAATTACCTTACATAAAGCAATTTTTCTCAGGGGGAACCAACAGTATTAGGGCTTTTAGAGCAAGGTCTATAGGTCCGGGTAGCTTTAGAGCACCTGACAATGCTAACTCTTTTGTGCCAGATTATTCAGGAGATATCAAACTAGAGCTGAATTCAGAAATCAGGTCTAAACTGTTTTCTATTGTGGAGGGAGCTTTGTTTGTAGATGCAGGTAATATTTGGTTGAAAAATAATAATAAAGACATGCCTGGAGCAAAATTTAGTAAGGAATTCTTAAGTGAAATAGCGGTAGGAGTGGGCGCTGGTATTCGTCTTGACTTATCGTTTTTGATTCTAAGGGGAGACTTGGCAATGCCTGTTAGATTACCTTATTTACCGAAAGGCGAACGTTGGGTAATAGATAGAATTGATTTTGGATCTAAGGTATGGCGAAGAGATAATTTGGTTTTTAATCTGGCTATCGGTTATCCGTTCTAA